In Nitrosarchaeum sp., the following proteins share a genomic window:
- a CDS encoding NAD(P)-dependent oxidoreductase, producing the protein MIVNLNLQGKVVVVIGGGNEALKRIKSLLKEKCQIIVISSTINNEIKNLIKNKKIKFKKQKIQDTSILSIYKPDIVITTTNDKKLNQKIIHDAKSKKIIAYSSDNSELSDFSNPAIIDFDNLIQIAIFTSGKSPAMAKKLRIESEKIFKKLITKEEIGQIKIQNIVREIAKNKIATQNERKNYLNSIMSNKKIKQLIKEGQLKKAEKQARIILRNWK; encoded by the coding sequence GTGATAGTTAATCTAAATCTTCAGGGCAAAGTAGTCGTCGTTATCGGAGGAGGAAATGAAGCACTAAAAAGAATTAAATCATTATTAAAAGAAAAGTGCCAGATCATAGTAATTAGCAGCACAATAAATAATGAGATAAAAAATCTAATAAAAAATAAAAAAATTAAATTTAAAAAACAAAAAATTCAAGATACATCTATTCTTTCAATCTATAAACCAGACATAGTAATTACAACAACAAACGATAAAAAACTAAATCAAAAAATAATCCATGATGCTAAAAGTAAAAAAATCATAGCATATAGCTCTGACAATTCAGAATTAAGCGATTTTTCTAATCCTGCAATTATCGATTTTGATAATTTAATTCAGATTGCAATCTTTACAAGTGGGAAAAGTCCAGCAATGGCTAAAAAATTGAGAATTGAGTCAGAGAAAATATTCAAGAAATTAATTACAAAAGAGGAAATTGGTCAAATAAAAATTCAAAATATTGTAAGAGAAATTGCAAAAAACAAGATCGCTACCCAAAATGAAAGAAAAAACTACCTCAATAGTATAATGAGTAATAAAAAGATCAAACAGTTAATAAAAGAAGGTCAACTGAAAAAAGCAGAGAAACAAGCTAGAATAATATTGAGAAACTGGAAATGA
- the hemA gene encoding glutamyl-tRNA reductase translates to MNQNIINARVTFRNAPIHILERFTIRDLENAYVHFKKHSGLDECVIIQTCNRIELFGKAKKYNISKIKKTWASLTGLEEEAFEENIEFVENVEAIHHLLKLTSGLDSMVIGEEQILGQIKNSITSARNAKASGQHLNNLFDKAIRIGTRIRNSSGINRGGISVGSMAVKLAEENVDELKLKKILLIGTGEVSTLVAKSLVRRGYDFVVTSRTMDRSQAFCETMGGKPVKFEDVLSGFENYDVLFVATTAPYFLVTQERIVKAMKIKKSGMMILDLSNPRTVDEKVATIGAVKLMNLDQIAEMVEKNMKSRLNKVKSVENIISEEVSVLEASMKRLDAEPLVKDVFKNIDSLRVKELQKALQMLNEKDEKKIKIIEELTKAVVESIVSTPMNNIRKASEQGEPDIIEIASKLFDYKKQKELD, encoded by the coding sequence ATGAACCAAAACATAATCAATGCACGGGTTACTTTTCGTAACGCACCTATTCATATTCTTGAGAGATTTACCATAAGAGATTTAGAAAATGCATATGTTCACTTCAAAAAACATTCAGGTTTGGATGAATGCGTGATTATTCAAACATGTAATAGAATAGAACTATTTGGAAAAGCAAAAAAATACAATATTAGCAAAATCAAAAAAACATGGGCCTCACTAACAGGATTAGAAGAAGAAGCGTTTGAAGAAAACATAGAATTTGTTGAAAACGTGGAAGCTATTCATCATTTACTAAAACTAACATCAGGATTAGATTCGATGGTCATAGGAGAAGAGCAAATTCTAGGACAGATAAAAAACTCTATTACATCAGCAAGAAATGCAAAAGCTTCCGGTCAACACCTGAATAATTTATTTGATAAAGCAATCAGAATAGGAACAAGAATTAGAAATTCTTCTGGAATTAATCGTGGAGGTATTTCAGTTGGGTCAATGGCAGTAAAATTAGCTGAAGAAAACGTAGATGAGTTAAAACTAAAGAAAATTTTGCTAATTGGAACTGGGGAGGTATCAACGCTTGTTGCAAAATCACTTGTACGAAGAGGATATGATTTTGTCGTAACTAGTAGGACAATGGATAGATCTCAGGCATTTTGCGAAACCATGGGAGGCAAACCTGTAAAATTTGAAGATGTTCTATCTGGATTTGAAAATTATGACGTATTATTTGTAGCAACAACTGCTCCTTACTTTTTAGTTACTCAAGAAAGAATAGTAAAAGCGATGAAAATAAAGAAAAGCGGAATGATGATTCTAGATTTATCAAATCCTAGAACAGTTGATGAGAAAGTCGCAACTATAGGTGCAGTGAAATTAATGAATTTAGATCAAATTGCCGAGATGGTTGAAAAAAATATGAAATCGCGATTAAACAAGGTAAAAAGTGTTGAAAATATAATTAGTGAGGAGGTATCTGTACTAGAGGCTTCAATGAAAAGATTAGATGCAGAACCATTGGTGAAAGATGTCTTCAAAAATATAGATTCTCTAAGGGTAAAAGAATTACAAAAAGCACTTCAAATGCTTAATGAAAAAGATGAGAAAAAAATCAAAATAATCGAAGAATTGACAAAGGCCGTAGTAGAAAGCATTGTATCAACACCTATGAACAATATCCGTAAGGCATCAGAACAAGGTGAGCCAGATATTATCGAAATAGCAAGTAAATTATTTGACTATAAAAAACAAAAAGAATTAGACTAG
- a CDS encoding peptidase, whose amino-acid sequence MKTTIAVITAVLLVGSITSFASAEGVPDWVKNNAGWWADGIISESEFIQGVQFLIKEGVIVIPPTTVSEEKSQSVPDWVKNNAGWWADGTITDKEFVNGIQHLIKTGVISVSAEAKSSDSSNSSTTDPKIASLEVELEKCADIKKAYERLNCEKAAKHEIESYVIITNGQSFNAGPLTYYWTGLGTEGNSFEITESGQAILSLRILAFNTSTENISMMCTGPAVCNYDVWNGDKAFKYSGMDFTNGQIVVKPSTSEIFNMLFGPNIGYGGTTFEYDASKEYYFRISEPYGKVSIPLGLP is encoded by the coding sequence ATGAAAACAACAATTGCCGTCATAACCGCTGTTTTATTGGTTGGCTCAATTACTTCATTTGCTAGTGCAGAAGGAGTCCCAGATTGGGTAAAAAATAATGCAGGATGGTGGGCAGATGGTATCATATCTGAATCTGAATTCATTCAAGGAGTTCAATTTTTGATAAAAGAAGGTGTAATTGTAATTCCTCCAACAACTGTATCTGAAGAAAAATCTCAATCAGTTCCTGATTGGGTAAAAAATAATGCAGGATGGTGGGCAGATGGAACAATAACCGATAAAGAATTTGTAAATGGTATTCAACATCTGATAAAAACTGGAGTAATTTCTGTTTCTGCAGAAGCCAAATCTTCTGATTCTTCAAATTCTTCAACTACTGATCCAAAAATTGCTTCCCTTGAGGTAGAATTAGAAAAATGTGCTGACATTAAAAAAGCATACGAACGACTAAACTGTGAGAAAGCAGCAAAACATGAAATTGAATCATACGTAATTATTACAAATGGTCAATCATTCAATGCAGGTCCATTGACATATTATTGGACAGGTCTAGGTACTGAAGGAAATTCATTTGAAATTACTGAAAGTGGACAAGCCATTTTATCCCTCAGAATTTTAGCTTTTAACACCAGTACTGAAAATATTTCTATGATGTGTACTGGTCCTGCAGTCTGTAATTATGATGTTTGGAATGGTGATAAAGCATTCAAGTATTCTGGAATGGATTTCACAAATGGACAAATTGTAGTAAAACCTAGTACCTCTGAAATATTTAACATGTTATTTGGACCAAACATTGGATATGGTGGAACTACGTTTGAATATGATGCATCTAAGGAATATTACTTTAGAATATCTGAACCATATGGCAAGGTATCTATTCCTTTAGGGCTACCATAG
- the hemB gene encoding porphobilinogen synthase — MSFPTRRLRRLRTSEKMRELIQETTLTSRDLICPVFVQEDLKSRIKVESMSEIERLPLEDINDEIGTISDLNIPSIMLFGIPTKKDDAGTSAFDDKGIVQKAISQIRENFGDKIVIMADVCLCQFTSTGHCGIIKGDKIDNDSSLETLAKIAVSQAKAGVDTVSPSAMMDGQVLAIRKALDEEGFKDVSIMSHSAKHRSSFYSPFRDAAECAPKFGDRKTYQVPFTNAREAMMEVETDINEGVDIVMIKPALAYLDLIAETRRRFNVPVAAYSVSGEYALVKGAAKQGWVNEKDITEEILYSIKRAGADMIVTYFAKSAAKFLQKA, encoded by the coding sequence ATGTCATTTCCAACTAGACGGCTTCGTAGATTAAGAACATCAGAGAAAATGAGAGAATTAATTCAGGAGACCACTTTAACATCAAGAGATCTAATTTGCCCAGTATTTGTTCAAGAAGACCTCAAATCTAGAATAAAAGTAGAATCAATGTCAGAAATTGAGAGATTACCTTTAGAAGACATCAATGATGAAATTGGAACAATTTCTGATCTGAATATCCCATCTATCATGCTGTTTGGAATTCCTACAAAGAAAGATGATGCTGGTACTTCAGCATTTGATGATAAAGGAATTGTTCAAAAGGCAATTTCTCAAATCAGAGAAAATTTTGGAGATAAAATAGTAATCATGGCAGATGTATGCTTATGTCAATTTACATCCACGGGTCATTGTGGAATAATCAAGGGAGATAAAATAGATAATGATTCCAGTCTAGAAACACTAGCAAAAATTGCAGTTAGTCAAGCAAAAGCTGGTGTAGATACTGTTTCACCTTCTGCAATGATGGATGGACAGGTATTAGCTATTAGAAAAGCATTAGACGAAGAAGGTTTCAAAGACGTTTCCATAATGTCACATTCTGCAAAGCATCGTTCATCATTTTATTCACCATTTAGGGATGCAGCAGAATGTGCACCAAAATTTGGGGATAGAAAAACGTACCAAGTTCCATTTACAAATGCACGCGAAGCAATGATGGAGGTTGAAACTGACATCAACGAAGGAGTAGACATCGTAATGATTAAGCCAGCTTTAGCATACCTTGATTTGATAGCCGAAACCCGTAGAAGATTCAATGTTCCAGTTGCAGCATACAGCGTATCTGGAGAATATGCATTAGTAAAAGGTGCAGCAAAACAAGGTTGGGTAAATGAAAAAGACATAACAGAAGAGATACTTTATTCAATTAAACGAGCTGGTGCAGACATGATTGTAACATATTTTGCAAAATCTGCAGCAAAGTTTCTTCAAAAAGCATGA